In Solanum pennellii chromosome 7, SPENNV200, the following are encoded in one genomic region:
- the LOC107025353 gene encoding pentatricopeptide repeat-containing protein At4g33170-like translates to MVPEILGSLLHHCSKTKAFHYGLSLHAAAIKSGLQGDVLISNHILNMYAKCGNINFACQIFNEMSKRNLVTWSAMIAGYDQDGKHLMAISLYSQMPLEPNEFVLASALSSCANLLALKLGRQIHSQSIKLGCSSISFVSNSLISMYMKNGQCSDALSVFALTPSLTDVSYNTIIMGLVESNQREKAFEVYRSMCQQGLVPDRFTFVGLLGTCNTAHDLGKGMQLHSQTIKLKLDGTAFIGNIIMTMYSNLNLLNEADKIFRSIKEKDVISWNTLIAACSRCDDHSKALVVFREMVEYFDGGPDEFTFASLLSACAGMGSLQFGRQIHAHLIRKSSSVDIGVVNALVNMYAKCGCIQYAYTTFRLMNFRNLVSWNSVIAAFANHGHGKKVTKLFKEMMSDGLKPDSVTFLGLLIACNHAGLVDEGLYYFNTMNEIYGVTPDIEHFSCLIDLLGRAGRLKDAEEHMQRYPFGNDSVVLGCLLSACRLHGDVVIGERMAKKLLQLQPVSTSPYVLLSNLYASDEKWDSVAEARKMLKSCGLKKEAGHSLIEVKGSVEKFTIGNFANSRIEEIVNVLGTLGCGWDEEIILLDSA, encoded by the coding sequence GTTCTAAGACCAAGGCATTCCATTATGGACTCTCTCTTCATGCAGCTGCAATCAAGTCAGGCTTACAGGGTGATGTTCTCATATCCAATCACATCCTCAACATGTATGCCAAGTGTGGAAATATTAACTTTGCCTGTCAGATTTTTAATGAGATGTCCAAAAGAAATCTCGTTACCTGGTCGGCCATGATCGCTGGTTATGATCAAGATGGGAAACACCTTATGGCTATCAGCCTCTACTCCCAAATGCCACTAGAGCCCAATGAATTTGTCCTTGCTAGTGCTCTTAGCTCATGTGCTAACCTCTTGGCCTTGAAACTTGGTAGACAAATACATTCCCAGTCTATCAAATTAGGGTGTTCGTCCATTTCGTTTGTGTCCAACTCTCTGATTTCAATGTACATGAAAAATGGTCAATGTAGTGATGCTCTATCAGTTTTTGCATTGACACCTAGTCTTACTGATGTCTCTTACAACACAATCATAATGGGTTTGGTAGAAAGTAATCAAAGAGAGAAAGCATTTGAAGTCTACAGAAGTATGTGCCAACAAGGGTTGGTTCCGGACCGCTTTACCTTTGTCGGCTTATTGGGAACCTGCAATACTGCACATGATTTGGGGAAAGGAATGCAATTGCATAGCCAAACAATCAAGCTCAAACTTGATGGGACTGCCTTTATAGGCAATATAATAATGACAATGTACTCAAATTTGAACTTGCTAAATGAAGCTGACAAAATTTTCAGATCAATCAAAGAGAAAGATGTCATTTCATGGAATACTCTTATTGCTGCTTGTTCTCGTTGTGATGATCATTCTAAGGCCTTGGTTGTTTTTAGAGAGATGGTGGAATATTTTGATGGAGGGCCTGATGAGTTTACCTTTGCTAGTCTGCTTTCTGCATGTGCTGGCATGGGTTCGCTGCAATTTGGGCGGCAAATACATGCTCATCTTATTAGAAAAAGCTCAAGTGTGGATATTGGTGTTGTCAATGCCCTTGTCAACATGTATGCTAAATGTGGCTGTATCCAGTATGCTTATACAACTTTTAGGCTAATGAATTTTCGTAACCTTGTCTCATGGAATAGTGTCATTGCTGCATTTGCTAACCATGGCCATGGGAAAAAAGTTACGAAATTATTCAAGGAGATGATGAGTGATGGTTTAAAGCCTGATTCTGTCACATTTCTTGGACTTTTAATCGCTTGCAATCATGCAGGGCTTGTAGATGAGGGCCTATATTACTTCAATACTATGAATGAGATTTATGGGGTTACTCCCGACATTGAACATTTCTCTTGCCTCATTGATTTACTAGGACGAGCTGGGAGACTGAAAGATGCTGAAGAACACATGCAAAGGTACCCCTTTGGGAATGATTCAGTTGTTTTAGGTTGCTTACTTTCAGCTTGTCGGCTGCATGGTGATGTTGTAATTGGGGAAAGAATGGCTAAGAAGCTCCTACAGCTTCAACCAGTTTCTACTTCGCCTTATGTTTTGTTATCAAACTTATATGCTTCAGACGAGAAGTGGGATAGTGTAGCAGAGGCAAGAAAAATGCTGAAGAGTTGTGGTTTAAAGAAGGAGGCTGGTCATAGTCTTATTGAAGTGAAGGGATCTGTTGAGAAGTTCACAATTGGCAATTTTGCGAACTCGAGGATCGAGGAAATCGTTAATGTGCTTGGAACTTTAGGCTGTGGATGGGATGAAGAAATTATTCTCCTTGATTCAGCATAG
- the LOC114077976 gene encoding uncharacterized transmembrane protein DDB_G0289901-like translates to MTNMKMWSKSTRPFIEPPEITHMPRRPRKKRTKDSDEPNKKKFWKGYKEGEKMKRSLCKNFGHNKKACPVAKNGYTTGGGYTGGATATSIGVSGGVTGGARGDSSGATGENGGATKSAASTGVTGGSGGSTTNRPVTTSTTYGGATTATTTASRSASVA, encoded by the exons ATGACAAATATGAAGATGTGGTCCAAGAGTACAAGACCATTCATTGAGCCACCTGAAATCACTCATATGCCACGAAGACCAAGGAAAAAAAGGACTAAAGATAGTGATGAGCCTAATAAGAAGAAGTTTTGGAAAGGCTACAAAGAAGGGGAGAAAATGAAACGTTCTCTATGTAAAAATTTTGGACATAACAAGAAAGCATGTCCAGTTGCT AAAAATGGCTATACTACTGGAGGTGGTTATACTGGTGGTGCTACTGCAACTTCTATAGGTGTAAGTGGCGGTGTAACTGGTGGTGCTAGAGGTGATAGTAGTGGTGCTACAGGTGAAAATGGTGGTGCAACTAAATCAGCAGCTTCTACAGGTGTAACTGGTGGAAGTGGTGGTTCAACTACTAATAGACCAGTCACTACTTCAACAACTTATGGAGGTGCAACTACTGCTACAACAACTGCTAGTAGAAGTGCAAGTGTTGCTTAA
- the LOC107025352 gene encoding pre-mRNA-processing-splicing factor 8A, with amino-acid sequence MWSGNGQDMWNNSNIAPPGTSGGPPPPPSMMQPPMMPPPPGTSSGQPMMPPGTSGGGASGAGPPLPPPSYTVLPTEAQLEEKARKWMQLNSKRYSDKRKFGFVETQKEDMPPEHVRKIIRDHGDMSSKKYRHDKRVYLGALKFVPHAVYKLLENMPMPWEQVRDVKILYHITGAITFVNEIPWVVEPIYLAQWGTMWIMMRREKRDRRHFKRMRFPPFDDEEPPLDYADNLLDVDPLEPIQLELDEEEDSAVYNWFYDHKPLVKTKLINGPSYRRWHLSLPIMATLHRLAGQLLSDLTDRNYFYLFDMESFFTAKALNMCIPGGPKFEPLYRDMEKGDEDWNEFNDINKLIIRSPLRTEYRIAFPHLYNNRPRKVRLGIYHTPMIMYIKTEDPDLPAFYYDPLIHPIVTKDRREKKVSDDDDDDDFALPEGVEPLLTETPIYTDTTAAGISLLFAPRPFNMRSGRTRRAEDIPLVSDWFKEHCPPSYPVKVRVSYQKLLKCFVLNELHHRPPKAQKKKHLFRSLQATKFFQTTELDWAEAGLQVCKQGYNMLNLLIHRKNLNYLHLDYNFNLKPVKTLTTKERKKSRFGNAFHLCREILRLTKLVVDANVQFRLGNVDAFQLADGLQYIFSHVGQLTGMYRYKYRLMRQIRMCKDLKHLIYYRFNTGPVGKGPGCGFWAPMWRVWLFFLRGIVPLLERWLGNLLARQFEGRHSKGVAKTVTKQRVESHFDLELRAAVMHDVLDAMPEGIKQNKARTILQHLSEAWRCWKANIPWKVPGLPVPIENMILRYVKSKADWWTNVAHYNRERIRRGATVDKTVCRKNLGRLTRLWLKAEQERQHNYLKDGPYVTPEEAVAIYTTTVHWLESRKFSPIPFPPLSYKHDTKLLILALERLKESYSVAVRLNQQQREELGLIEQAYDNPHEALSRIKRHLLTQRAFKEVGIEFMDLYSYLIPVYEIEPLEKITDAYLDQYLWYEGDKRHLFPNWIKPADSEPPPLLVYKWCQGINNLQGVWDTSEGQCVVMLQTKFEKFFEKIDLTMLNRLLRLVLDHNIADYVTAKNNVVLSYKDMSHTNSYGLIRGLQFASFVVQYYGLVLDLLLLGLTRASEIAGPPQMPNEFITYSDSRVETRHPIRLYSRYIDKVHILFRFTHEEARDLIQRYLTEHPDPNNENMVGYNNKKCWPRDARMRLMKHDVNLGRSVFWDMKNRLPRSITTLEWENSFVSVYSKDNPNLLFSMCGFEVRILPKIRMTQEAFSNTRDGVWNLQNEQTKERTAVAFLRVDDEHMKVFENRVRQILMSSGSTTFTKIVNKWNTALIGLMTYFREATVHTQELLDLLVKCENKIQTRIKIGLNSKMPSRFPPVIFYTPKEIGGLGMLSMGHILIPQSDLRYSQQTDVGVTHFRSGMSHEEDQLIPNLYRYIQPWESEFIDSQRVWAEYALKRQEAQAQNRRLTLEDLEDSWDRGIPRINTLFQKDRHTLAYDKGWRVRTDFKQYQVLKQNPFWWTHQRHDGKLWNLNNYRTDVIQALGGVEGILEHTLFKGTYFPTWEGLFWEKASGFEESMKYKKLTNAQRSGLNQIPNRRFTLWWSPTINRANVYVGFQVQLDLTGIFMHGKIPTLKISLIQIFRAHLWQKIHESVVMDLCQVLDQELDALEIETVQKETIHPRKSYKMNSSCADILLFAAHRWPMSKPSLVAESKDVFDQKASNKYWIDVQLRWGDYDSHDIERYTRAKFMDYTTDNMSIYPSPTGVMIGLDLAYNLHSAFGNWFPGSKPLLAQAMNKIMKSNPALYVLRERIRKGLQLYSSEPTEPYLSSQNYGEIFSNQIIWFVDDTNVYRVTIHKTFEGNLTTKPINGAIFIFNPRTGQLFLKVIHTSVWAGQKRLGQLAKWKTAEEVAALVRSLPVEEQPKQIIVTRKGMLDPLEVHLLDFPNIVIKGSELQLPFQACLKIEKFGDLILKATEPQMVLFNIYDDWLKSISSYTAFSRLILILRALHVNNEKAKMLLKPDKSIITEPHHIWPSLTDDQWMKVEVALRDLILSDYAKKNNVNTSALTVSEIRDIILGAEITPPSQQRQQIAEIEKQAKEASQLTAVTTKTTNVHGDELIVTTTSPYEQAAFGSKTDWRVRAISATNLYLRVNHIYVNSEDIKETGYTYIMPKNILKKFICIADLRTQIAGYLYGVSPPDNPQVKEIRCIAMPPQWGTHQQVHLPSGLPEHDFLTDLEPLGWMHTQPNELPQLSPQDVTSHARVLENNKHWDGEKCIILTCSFTPGSCSLTAYKLTPTGYEWGRANKDTGSNPHGYLPTHYEKVQMLLSDRFLGFYMVPDNGPWNYNFMGVKHTVSMKYGVKLGTPREYYNEDHRPTHFLEFSNMEEGDTAEADREDTFT; translated from the exons ATGTGGAGTGGAAACGGACAAGATATGTGGAACAATAGTAACATAGCACCACCAGGTACTAGCGGAGGACCGCCGCCGCCGCCGTCGATGATGCAGCCACCTATGATGCCTCCGCCACCTGGTACGAGTTCAGGACAGCCTATGATGCCTCCTGGAACAAGTGGTGGGGGAGCTAGTGGTGCTGGACCGCCTTTACCACCTCCATCTTATACTGTTTTGCCGACTGAAGCTCAGCTTGAAGAGAAAGCTAGGAAATGGATGCAGCTTAACTCTAAGCGGTATAGTGATAAGCGGAAGTTTGGATTTGTGGAGACGCAAAAGGAGGACATGCCTCCGGAACATGTTCGGAAGATTATTAG GGACCATGGGGATATGTCTTCAAAAAAATATCGTCATGATAAACGTGTGTATCTCGGAGCTCTTAAATTTGTACCACATGCTGTTTACAAACTCCTTGAGAACATGCCTATGCCGTGGGAGCAG gTTCGAGATGTAAAAATCCTGTACCATATTACTGGTGCTATTACATTCGTTAACGAGATTCCATGGGTTGTTGAACCTATATATCTGGCTCAG TGGGGCACAATGTGGATCATGATGAGAAGGGAGAAGAGAGACCGGCGACATTTCAAGAGAATGCGTTTTCCTCCCTTTGACGATGAGGAACCACCGTTAGATTATGCTGATAATCTTTTGGATGTTGATCCTTTGGAGCCAATCCAGTTGGAGTTGGATGAAGAAGAGGATTCTGCGGTTTATAACTGGTTTTATGACCATAAGCCACTGGTGAAAACAAAGCTTATTAATGGTCCTAGTTACCGCAGGTGGCATTTGTCCCTCCCTATAATGGCAACACTTCACCGACTGGCTGGACAGCTTCTTTCAGACCTGACTGATCGCAATTACTTCTACTTGTTTGATATGGAGTCTTTTTTCACTGCTAAAGCATTGAACATGTGCATACCTG GTGGTCCAAAGTTCGAACCTTTATATCGTGACATGGAGAAAGGAGACGAAGACTGGAACGAGTTCAATGATATCAACAAATTGATCATCAGGTCACCACTTAGGACAGAGTACAGAATTGCCTTCCCTCATCTCTATAACAACAGGCCAAGAAAGGTCAGGCTTGGCATATATCACACTCCGATGATCATGTACATAAAAACAGAGGATCCTGATCTACCTGCTTTTTATTATGATCCGCTGATACATCCCATAGTCACCAAGGACCGAAGAGAGAAGAAAGTTtctgatgacgacgacgatgatgatttCGCCTTACCTGAGGGTGTGGAGCCGTTGCTGACAGAGACTCCAATCTATACTGATACTACTGCTGCTGGTATCTCCCTATTGTTTGCCCCACGCCCATTTAACATGAGATCTGGTCGAACAAGACGTGCAGAAGATATTCCCCTTGTTTCTGATTGGTTTAAGGAGCACTG TCCTCCATCATATCCTGTCAAGGTTCGCGTCAGTTATCAGAAGTTGTTGAAATGTTTTGTATTGAACGAGTTGCATCACAGACCCCCCAAGGCCCAGAAGAAGAAGCACCTCTTTCGCTCACTTCAAGCCACAAAATTTTTCCAAACCACAGAACTTGATTGGGCAGAGGCTGGTCTTCAAGTTTGTAAGCAGGGATATAATATGCTGAATCTCTTGATCCATAGGAAGAACCTGAACTATCTTCATCTTGAttacaattttaatttgaagCCTGTTAAGACACTAACTACCAAGGAGCGTAAGAAATCGCGGTTTGGAAATGCTTTCCACCTGTGTCGTGAAATTCTGCGTTTGACAAAGCTTGTTGTTGATGCCAATGTCCAGTTTCGTCTGGGAAATGTTGATGCGTTTCAGCTGGCAGATGGCTTGCAATACATTTTCTCGCATGTTGGTCAGTTGACGGGTATGTATCGTTACAAGTACAGGCTTATGAGGCAGATTCGGATGTGCAAGGATCTGAAACATTTGATCTATTATCGATTTAATACCGGGCCAGTTGGAAAAGGTCCTGGTTGTGGTTTCTGGGCACCTATGTGGAGGGTGTGGTTATTCTTTCTTCGGGGTATAGTACCTCTTTTGGAACGTTGGTTAGGAAATCTACTGGCAAGGCAATTTGAGGGTCGCCATTCAAAGGGGGTGGCCAAGACTGTCACAAAGCAACGTGTTGAAAGCCATTTCGATTTGGAACTCCGTGCTGCAGTAATGCATGATGTCCTTGATGCTATGCCAG AGGGGATCAAGCAAAATAAAGCAAGAACCATCTTACAGCATCTTAGTGAAGCATGGCGTTGTTGGAAGGCAAATATTCCTTGGAAG GTCCCCGGTTTGCCTGTTCCTATTGAAAACATGATTCTCCGCTATGTCAAATCCAAAGCTGATTGGTGGACAAATGTTGCTCACTACAACCGTGAACGTATAAGAAGAGGAGCAACTGTTGACAAGACAGTGTGCCGGAAAAACCTTGGAAGATTGACTCGCCTTTGGCTGAAGGCTGAACAG GAGCGACAACATAACTACTTGAAAGACGGACCATATGTTACTCCAGAAGAAGCAGTAGCCATATATACTACCACTGTGCATTGGTTGGAGTCGAGGAAGTTTTCTCCTATACCATTCCCTCCGTTGTCATACAAGCATGACACAAAGCTACTAATCCTTGCACTTGAGAGACTGAAAGAATCTTACAGTGTGGCTGTGAGGTTGAACCAGCAGCAAAGGGAAGAGTTGGGTCTCATTGAGCAAGCTTATGATAATCCTCATGAAGCTTTATCACGAATTAAGCGTCATCTGCTTACTCAGCGTGCCTTCAAAGAA GTTGGTATTGAGTTTATGGACTTGTACAGCTACCTCATTCCAGTTTATGAGATTGAGCCACTTGAGAAGATTACTGATGCATATCTGGATCAGTACCTATGGTATGAAGGTGATAAGCGTCATCTCTTCCCAAATTGGATTAAGCCTGCCGACTCAGAGCCACCACCTCTGTTGGTGTACAAATGGTGTCAAGGCATAAACAATTTGCAAGGAGTATGGGACACTAGTGAAGGACAGTGTGTGGTGATGCTGCAGACCAAGTTTGAGAAGTTCTTTGAAAAGATCGACTTGACCATGCTGAACAG gCTTCTGCGTTTGGTGCTCGACCACAATATTGCTGATTATGTCACTGCAAAAAACAATGTCGTGCTGTCTTACAAAGATATGAGCCATACAAATTCATACGGGCTGATACGGGGCCTTCAGTTTGCTTCATTTGTTGTACAGTACTATGGACTTGTGTTGGATCTTTTGCTCCTTGGTTTAACTCGAGCAAGTGAAATTGCGGGTCCACCACAGATGCCTAATGAGTTCATTACCTATAGTGATTCTAGAGTGGAAACAAGGCATCCAATCCGGTTGTACTCTCGATACATTGACAAGGTGCATATATTATTTCGCTTCACTCATGAAGAGGCTCGGGACCTTATCCAAAGATATCTTACTGAGCATCCTGATCCCAACAATGAAAATATGGTTGGTTATAACAACAAGAAATGCTGGCCAAGGGATGCAAGAATGAGGCTCATGAAGCATGATG TTAATCTTGGGAGAAGTGTCTTCTGGGACATGAAGAATCGACTGCCTAGAAGTATCACTACTTTGGAGTGGGAAAATAGCTTTGTCTCTGTTTATAGCAAAGATAATCCGAACTTGCTCTTCAGCAT GTGTGGGTTTGAAGTTCGGATACTGCCTAAGATTAGAATGACCCAAGAGGCATTCAGCAATACAAGAGACGGAGTCTGGAATTTGCAAAACGAGCAGACTAAGGAACGCACGGCTGTTGCCTTCTTGCGTGTAGATGATGAACACATGAAGGTGTTTGAGAATCGTGTTAGGCAGATCCTTATGTCCTCTGGCTCTACAACATTCACAAAGATCGTTAACAAATGGAACACTGCTCTTATTG GCCTCATGACATATTTCCGTGAAGCAACAGTGCATACACAAGAGTTGCTGGACCTGCTGGTCAAATGTGAAAACAAGATACAAACTCGTATTAAGATTGGTCTGAACTCAAAAATGCCTAGCAG GTTTCCTCCTGTTATTTTCTACACACCAAAGGAAATTGGAGGGCTTGGAATGTTGTCAATGGGTCACATATTGATCCCCCAGAGTGATCTTAGGTATAGTCAGCAAACAGATGTTGGTGTCACACATTTCAGAAGTGGAATGAGCCATGAAGAGGACCAATTGATCCCAAATCTGTACCGGTACATacag CCTTGGGAAAGTGAGTTTATAGACTCTCAGAGAGTTTGGGCCGAGTATGCTTTGAAAAGGCAGGAAGCCCAGGCACAGAATAGGCGCTTGACTCTTGAAGATTTGGAA GACTCGTGGGATCGTGGAATACCTCGAATCAATACATTGTTCCAGAAGGATCGCCACACCCTTGCATATGACAAAGGATGGAGAGTAAGAACAGATTTTAAGCAGTACCAAGTTCTTAAGCAGAATCCGTTCTGGTGGACACACCAGAGGCATGATGGGAAGCTATGGAACCTGAATAATTATCGTACTGATGTTATTCAAGCTCTTGGAGGAGTTGAAGGAATTCTGGAGCATACATTATTCAAAGGAACATA TTTCCCTACATGGGAGGGACTTTTCTGGGAGAAAGCTTCAGGTTTTGAGGAATCCATGAAGTACAAGAAACTGACTAATGCTCAACGATCTGGGCTTAATCAAATTCCAAATCGTAGGTTTACACTTTGGTGGTCACCAACCATAAATAGGGCAAATGTCTATGTTGGTTTCCAAGTACAACTGGATCTGACTGGGATATTTATGCACGGGAAGATTCCAACTCTGAAGATATCTTTAATACAGATATTCCGTGCACATTTGTGGCAGAAGATCCATGAGAGTGTTGTCATGGATCTCTGCCAAGTTTTGGATCAAGAGTTGGATGCATTGGAAATTGAAACTGTACAGAAGGAAACGATTCATCCAAGAAAGAGTTACAAAATGAATAGCTCGTGTGCTGACATCCTTCTCTTTGCTGCGCATAGATGGCCAATGTCAAAACCTAGTCTTGTGGCTGAATCAAAGGATGTGTTTGACCAGAAAGCTAGCAACAAATACTGGATAGATGTGCAGCTTCGGTGGGGTGACTATGATTCTCATGATATTGAGCGTTATACACGAGCAAAGTTCATGGATTACACAACGGACAATATGTCTATTTATCCATCGCCTACTG GCGTTATGATTGGACTTGACCTTGCTTACAACTTGCATTCCGCCTTTGGAAACTGGTTTCCTGGTTCAAAACCATTGCTTGCCCAAGCCATGAACAAGATTATGAAG TCAAATCCTGCGCTCTATGTGCTGAGGGAACGCATAAGGAAAGGGTTGCAACTGTATTCTTCAGAGCCCACAGAACCATATTTATCATCTCAGAACTATGGAGAGATATTCAGCAATCAAATCATCTGGTTTGTTGATGACACAAATGTGTACCGTGTGACCATCCACAAGACCTTCGAGGGAAATCTGACAACAAAGCCCATAAATGGtgcaattttcattttcaatccCAGGACAGGTCAACTGTTTTTGAAG GTCATTCACACAAGTGTGTGGGCAGGGCAAAAGCGTCTTGGCCAACTGGCGAAGTGGAAAACAGCCGAAGAAGTGGCTGCGCTTGTTAGGTCTTTGCCTGTTGAAGAACAACCAAAGCAAATTATTGTGACTCGGAAGGGAATGCTTGATCCATTGGAGGTCCACTTGCTCGATTTTCCAAATATTGTTATCAAAGGAAGTGAGCTGCAATTACCATTCCAGGCTTGTTTGAAGATAGAGAAATTTGGTGATCTGATACTGAAGGCTACAGAGCCACAAATGGTTCTGTTCAACATATATGATGATTGGTTGAAGAGTATCTCATCTTATACAGCATTCTCCAGGCTCATCCTCATTCTGCGTGCGCTCCATGTGAACAATGAGAAGGCTAAGATGTTACTCAAGCCTGACAAGTCTATCATTACTGAGCCTCACCACATCTGGCCTTCACTTACAGATGACCAGTGGATGAAG GTTGAGGTAGCGCTTCGAGATCTCATTCTCTCAGACTATGCAAAAAAGAACAATGTGAACACATCAGCATTGACAGTGTCTGAGATCCGTGATATTATACTTGGAGCTGAGATAACTCCTCCATCACAGCAGCGCCAACAGATAGCTGAGATTGAGAAACAG GCGAAGGAAGCAAGTCAACTGACTGCTGTTACGACAAAGACAACTAATGTCCATGGTGATGAGTTGATTGTTACTACAACAAGTCCCTATGAACAAGCTGCCTTTGGCTCTAAAACAGATTGGCGTGTCAGAGCAATTTCTGCTACAAATCTCTATCTCCGTGTGAACCACATATATGTAAATTCAGAGGATATAAAG GAGACTGGATATACTTACATCATGCCAAAAAATATACTGAAGAAGTTCATCTGCATTGCTGATCTGCGGACACAAATTGCTGGTTACTTATATGGTGTAAGTCCACCAGATAATCCTCAGGTGAAAGAAATCCGGTGTATTGCAATGCCTCCACAGTGGGGCACACATCAGCAGGTGCATCTACCTTCTGGTCTTCCTGAGCATGATTTTCTCACTGACTTGGAGCCGTTGGGATGGATGCATACACAACCAAATGAGCTTCCTCAGTTATCGCCACAG GATGTGACTTCACATGCTCGGGTCCTGGAGAACAACAAACACTGGGACGGAGAGAAGTGTATTATATTGACATGCAGTTTCACGCCAGGGTCTTGTTCATTAACTGCGTATAAGTTGACGCCAACCGGGTATGAATGGGGACGTGCTAACAAGGATACAGGAAGTAACCCTCATGGTTACCTGCCAACCCATTACGAGAAGGTCCAGATGCTGTTGAGTGACCGATTCCTTGGCTTTTATATG GTACCTGATAATGGACCTTGGAATTACAACTTCATGGGAGTGAAACACACTGTTAGCATGAAATATGGAGTGAAGCTAGGAACACCTCGTGAGTACTACAATGAGGATCACAGACCGACACATTTCCTGGAATTCAGTAATATGGAGGAAGGTGATACTGCTGAGGCAGATCGAGAGGATACATTTACATAA